Proteins encoded within one genomic window of Marinobacter halotolerans:
- a CDS encoding 6-pyruvoyl trahydropterin synthase family protein, giving the protein MFSLTVRDHMMIAHSFKGEVFGPAQNLHGATYVVDVTFERKALDEDDLIVDIGLASDVLSSVMAEFNMQNLDELPALAGRNTTTEFMAATVFDRLAKAIHEGRLGETGKGLCGMKVTLGESHVAWASYHGEL; this is encoded by the coding sequence ATGTTTTCACTAACCGTCAGAGACCACATGATGATTGCCCACAGTTTCAAGGGCGAGGTATTCGGCCCGGCCCAGAACCTGCATGGCGCGACCTATGTGGTGGACGTTACCTTTGAGCGCAAGGCCCTGGACGAGGACGATCTGATTGTCGATATTGGCCTGGCGTCGGACGTGCTGTCGTCGGTGATGGCGGAATTCAACATGCAGAATCTGGACGAGTTGCCGGCGCTGGCCGGGCGCAATACCACCACCGAATTCATGGCCGCCACCGTGTTTGACCGCCTGGCAAAAGCGATTCACGAAGGTCGGCTGGGGGAAACCGGAAAAGGGCTATGCGGCATGAAAGTCACACTGGGCGAATCCCATGTGGCCTGGGCCAGCTATCACGGCGAACTTTGA
- a CDS encoding RibD family protein, whose translation MAAKALDILDIDTAWQLILSAVDQRNATIPPDDSTQQVLDIGENGHWDLRIPADSEALQLLTTFLPLCRHLPENAASIVVGQMGQSLDGRIATVTGASKYINGEGGLLHLHRLRAVCDAVVVGAGTASEDNPRLTVRLASGPNPVRVVIDRNRRVPDSHTVFTDQQSPTLRLVAGDYEPGQKTLPANGVLDVPCLGSEEQTQPNRILAVLADFGLRRLFIEGGGLTVSGFLNAGLLDHLHVMVAPMIIGSGRPAFSLPEIEKLDSALRPSANMVDLGSDMLFDLDFSDRLKHG comes from the coding sequence ATGGCTGCAAAAGCTCTGGACATTCTGGACATCGACACCGCCTGGCAGCTAATTCTTTCGGCGGTGGACCAACGCAACGCCACAATTCCGCCCGATGACAGCACCCAGCAGGTGCTGGATATCGGCGAAAACGGGCATTGGGATCTGCGCATTCCCGCCGATTCGGAGGCCCTGCAGCTATTGACCACCTTCCTGCCCCTTTGCCGCCATCTGCCGGAGAACGCCGCTTCTATCGTGGTGGGGCAGATGGGCCAGAGCCTGGATGGCCGGATTGCCACCGTCACCGGCGCCTCGAAATACATCAATGGTGAAGGCGGCCTGCTACACCTTCACCGCCTGCGAGCGGTCTGTGATGCGGTGGTGGTGGGGGCTGGTACGGCCTCTGAAGACAACCCCCGGCTCACCGTGCGCCTGGCCAGCGGGCCCAATCCGGTACGGGTTGTGATCGACCGCAACAGGCGGGTGCCCGACTCCCATACCGTGTTTACCGACCAGCAGTCCCCGACCCTGCGCCTGGTGGCGGGAGACTACGAGCCGGGCCAGAAGACGCTTCCCGCAAACGGTGTGCTGGACGTCCCATGCCTGGGCAGCGAGGAACAGACCCAACCGAACAGAATACTGGCGGTTCTGGCGGATTTCGGGCTCCGTCGGCTGTTTATCGAGGGCGGCGGCCTGACCGTTTCCGGTTTTCTGAACGCAGGCCTTCTGGATCACCTTCATGTGATGGTGGCGCCCATGATAATTGGCAGTGGGCGCCCTGCCTTTTCATTGCCGGAGATTGAAAAACTGGACAGTGCCCTGCGCCCTTCCGCCAACATGGTGGATCTGGGCAGCGACATGCTGTTTGATCTGGATTTCAGCGACCGGCTGAAGCACGGCTGA
- a CDS encoding helix-turn-helix domain-containing protein → MRYLQSFHRRLRQIRDKSQLTREDVASICNVGEDRVASWEAEDSRQRTYPGVTELLDLCIRTETAVDEFLDLDDTGDTGQLELPGLTFTRGDDLSTALKQLEQEIKRVELSDEEAELLRRFRKTSAENRRMILQILGR, encoded by the coding sequence ATGCGGTATCTGCAAAGTTTTCATCGCCGTCTCAGGCAGATTCGCGACAAGTCGCAACTGACCAGAGAGGATGTTGCCAGCATCTGCAATGTCGGTGAAGACCGGGTGGCAAGCTGGGAGGCAGAGGATAGCCGGCAGCGAACCTACCCGGGCGTCACCGAGCTGCTGGACCTGTGCATACGCACGGAAACGGCCGTGGATGAGTTTCTGGATCTTGATGATACCGGGGACACCGGCCAGCTTGAGTTGCCGGGGCTGACGTTTACTCGCGGGGATGATCTTTCGACCGCATTGAAACAGCTGGAGCAGGAGATAAAGCGGGTAGAGCTTTCCGATGAGGAAGCCGAGTTGCTGCGCCGGTTCCGTAAAACCTCAGCCGAAAACCGGCGCATGATTCTTCAGATTCTGGGCCGTTAG
- the galU gene encoding UTP--glucose-1-phosphate uridylyltransferase GalU codes for MIKKCLFPVAGYGTRFLPATKAMPKEILPIVNKPLVQYGVEEAAEAGVHEFGFVTGRGKRAIEDHFDISYELEHQIAGSGKEDLLTSIRDLIDNNSFAFTRQNEMKGLGHAILTGRNLVGDSPFAVVLADDFCVADEGSDGVLAQMVKLYNQFRCSIVAIEEVPADETHKYGVIAGEEMKDGLYRITDMVEKPSPENAPSNLAIIGRYILTPDIFDIIERTEPGKNGEVQITDALLEQAKNGCVLAYQFKGRRFDCGSIDGFVEATNYVYENIYKKGK; via the coding sequence ACCCGTTTCCTGCCCGCCACCAAGGCGATGCCCAAGGAAATCCTGCCCATTGTGAACAAGCCACTGGTCCAGTACGGCGTTGAAGAAGCTGCGGAAGCAGGGGTGCACGAATTCGGCTTTGTGACCGGTCGCGGCAAGCGGGCCATCGAAGATCATTTCGATATCAGCTATGAGCTGGAACACCAGATTGCCGGGTCAGGCAAGGAAGACCTGCTGACGTCCATCCGGGACCTGATCGACAACAACTCCTTCGCGTTTACCCGACAGAATGAAATGAAGGGCCTGGGCCATGCCATCCTTACCGGCCGCAACCTGGTGGGCGACAGCCCGTTCGCCGTGGTGCTGGCAGACGACTTCTGCGTGGCGGATGAAGGTTCGGACGGAGTACTGGCGCAGATGGTGAAGCTGTACAACCAGTTCCGCTGCTCCATCGTGGCGATTGAGGAAGTGCCGGCGGACGAAACCCACAAGTATGGCGTGATTGCCGGCGAAGAGATGAAAGACGGGCTCTACCGCATTACTGACATGGTGGAGAAGCCCAGCCCGGAAAATGCTCCCAGCAATCTGGCCATTATCGGCCGTTACATTCTGACGCCGGACATTTTCGACATTATCGAGCGTACCGAGCCCGGCAAGAATGGCGAAGTGCAGATTACCGATGCGCTGCTGGAACAGGCGAAGAACGGCTGCGTGCTGGCTTACCAGTTCAAGGGTCGCCGGTTCGACTGCGGCAGCATTGACGGCTTTGTGGAAGCGACCAACTATGTTTACGAGAACATTTACAAGAAGGGCAAATAA
- a CDS encoding lysylphosphatidylglycerol synthase transmembrane domain-containing protein, producing the protein MSDSRPSVIRVPLAARWLLTLVFLGLLGWFLDLEQLVVELSRFSLLAVGMALLVSVAQVALSAWRWRYTARRLGLGLTMKAAVTEYYLAMFLNQCLPGGVMGDVNRAWRHGSGSGERQKALHGVMIERLSGQLVMFAVAVCGGFWLIAGHPDLQMLADNWANGVIGPALVLIAVFVLVLGLGSRAWQGLRRYLATLGRDIYRGLLNPRSLPLQIVSSLLVVASYLGVFWLLAASGREGMSAEQTLTLLALCSLLLLAMVIPLTVAGWGVREGAAAVLWPLAGLPAEQGVALSVGYGLTVLLSSLPGGLFVFSRASAGR; encoded by the coding sequence ATGAGTGACTCACGTCCCTCTGTCATCCGGGTGCCGCTCGCCGCCCGATGGTTGCTGACTCTGGTATTTCTCGGCTTGCTGGGCTGGTTCCTGGATCTTGAACAGTTAGTGGTGGAACTGTCCCGGTTCTCCCTGCTGGCGGTGGGTATGGCCCTGCTGGTGTCTGTAGCGCAGGTTGCGCTGTCGGCCTGGCGCTGGCGTTACACCGCGCGCCGCCTGGGCCTGGGGCTGACCATGAAAGCCGCGGTGACCGAGTATTACCTGGCCATGTTCCTGAATCAGTGCCTGCCCGGAGGCGTGATGGGGGACGTTAACCGCGCCTGGCGTCACGGTAGCGGTTCCGGCGAGCGGCAGAAAGCCTTGCATGGGGTGATGATCGAGCGTCTGTCCGGGCAACTGGTCATGTTTGCGGTGGCGGTTTGCGGTGGCTTCTGGTTGATCGCGGGCCATCCCGACCTGCAGATGCTGGCGGACAACTGGGCTAACGGCGTCATCGGCCCTGCGCTTGTGCTGATTGCTGTTTTCGTGTTGGTGCTTGGCCTCGGTAGCAGGGCCTGGCAAGGGCTGAGGCGCTATCTGGCGACTCTGGGCCGGGACATCTATCGCGGGTTGCTCAACCCGAGAAGTCTGCCGCTGCAGATTGTGTCGTCGCTGCTGGTGGTGGCCAGTTACCTTGGGGTTTTCTGGCTGCTGGCTGCCAGTGGTCGGGAAGGTATGAGCGCGGAACAGACACTGACCCTGCTGGCCCTATGCAGTCTGCTGTTGCTGGCGATGGTGATTCCTCTCACCGTCGCGGGGTGGGGCGTTCGCGAGGGCGCGGCGGCAGTTCTCTGGCCCCTGGCCGGGCTACCGGCGGAGCAGGGGGTCGCACTGAGTGTGGGATACGGGCTGACGGTTCTGCTGTCCAGCCTGCCCGGTGGCCTGTTTGTGTTCAGCCGTGCTTCAGCCGGTCGCTGA
- a CDS encoding glycosyltransferase — protein sequence MLGSSDQPVLFLVPGDPGQRTGGYRYVSHLVSALNQRGLRASVEGLEGRFPIPDAAAESSMDSALSACQDGARVVLDGLAMGGMPGVLERHAGRLELVALVHHPLADETGLGEEDRTFLFASEKRALAVVSGVITTSQHTAERLRDFQVAPERIKVIEPGADTVASAPPVADRAPDRTPERTPERVELRLLCVASLSPRKAQHQLVEALSELQHLPWRCTLAGSTERDPAYSQQLAEQISAAGLGERITLTGELDDAALADHYRNTDLFVLPSLYEGYGMVIDEALAAGLPVITSDGGALASTGNRPGVRQYPAGSVMALCNCLELCLTDRKALMEMADAVQQNAGAIRHWSDAAAEFETVLKRQPPRSSPGKDHSQFDQNWLALREPADHQARNRQLLAQVQDWSAERTQNPAHRQATLQIADLGAGAGSNGVFLSAALAGKQHWTLLDQDPLLLAQAQGRLAPLVDSLDIRQCTLEANNLAERIPVETDLITASALIDLTSAPWLDALAKTAKARQAAVYIVLSYAGEFRLNPEHPDDNLIRSLVNDHQHGDKGSGAALGPDATEYLKERLQDLGYQVAVASSPWKLNRDHQALQAALISGWCEAALEQNPAQRSRIRDWQAARLSAAEQGGLATEVAHHDLFAWPGTDATP from the coding sequence GTGCTCGGCAGTAGCGATCAGCCTGTGCTGTTTCTGGTGCCCGGCGACCCCGGTCAGAGAACCGGGGGCTACCGGTATGTCAGCCATCTGGTCAGCGCTTTGAATCAGCGAGGCCTACGCGCCAGCGTCGAGGGGTTGGAGGGTCGCTTTCCCATTCCAGACGCGGCCGCGGAATCATCGATGGATTCCGCACTTTCGGCCTGTCAGGACGGTGCACGGGTCGTATTGGATGGCCTGGCGATGGGCGGGATGCCGGGGGTGCTGGAGCGACACGCCGGGCGACTGGAACTTGTGGCCCTGGTTCATCATCCTCTGGCGGATGAAACCGGCCTGGGTGAAGAAGACAGAACCTTTCTTTTTGCCTCGGAAAAACGCGCGCTGGCAGTTGTCAGTGGCGTGATAACCACCAGCCAGCATACGGCGGAACGCCTGAGGGATTTTCAGGTGGCGCCCGAGCGGATTAAGGTCATCGAGCCCGGGGCGGATACGGTTGCATCCGCTCCTCCAGTCGCCGATAGGGCACCTGACCGAACGCCTGAAAGAACACCGGAAAGAGTCGAGCTGCGTCTTCTCTGCGTTGCCAGCCTGTCTCCCCGCAAAGCCCAGCACCAGCTTGTGGAAGCGCTCAGTGAATTGCAGCACCTGCCCTGGCGTTGCACCCTTGCTGGCTCTACCGAACGTGATCCGGCCTACAGCCAGCAACTGGCTGAACAGATCTCAGCGGCGGGGCTGGGCGAGCGTATCACCCTGACCGGCGAGCTGGATGACGCGGCACTGGCGGACCATTACCGCAACACGGATCTTTTTGTGCTGCCGTCGCTTTATGAAGGCTACGGCATGGTGATTGACGAGGCCCTGGCAGCAGGGCTTCCGGTGATTACCAGTGACGGGGGAGCCCTGGCCAGCACTGGCAACCGCCCCGGGGTCCGCCAGTACCCGGCGGGTTCCGTCATGGCCTTGTGCAATTGCCTGGAGCTTTGCCTGACCGACCGGAAAGCTCTGATGGAGATGGCCGATGCCGTGCAGCAGAATGCTGGCGCCATCCGCCACTGGTCCGATGCGGCCGCGGAATTTGAAACCGTACTCAAGCGGCAACCCCCGCGATCCAGCCCGGGCAAAGACCATAGCCAGTTCGATCAGAACTGGCTGGCCCTGCGGGAGCCGGCGGACCATCAGGCGCGCAATCGCCAGCTACTGGCCCAAGTTCAGGACTGGTCGGCGGAGCGCACGCAGAACCCGGCCCACCGGCAGGCTACGCTGCAAATAGCGGATCTGGGCGCCGGCGCCGGTTCAAACGGCGTGTTTCTCAGCGCTGCACTCGCGGGCAAACAGCACTGGACCCTGCTGGATCAGGATCCGCTTCTGCTGGCGCAAGCCCAGGGGCGCCTGGCGCCGCTGGTGGACAGTCTGGATATCCGGCAATGCACGCTAGAGGCGAACAACCTCGCCGAACGGATTCCGGTGGAAACCGACCTGATAACCGCCTCGGCGTTGATCGATCTGACCTCGGCGCCCTGGCTGGACGCCCTGGCAAAAACAGCAAAGGCCCGGCAGGCCGCGGTGTACATCGTCCTCAGCTACGCCGGTGAATTCCGCCTGAATCCGGAACACCCGGACGATAACCTGATCCGTTCCCTGGTAAACGACCACCAGCATGGGGACAAGGGCAGCGGAGCGGCACTGGGCCCGGACGCGACGGAATATCTGAAGGAACGGCTTCAGGACCTGGGCTATCAGGTAGCGGTCGCGTCCAGCCCATGGAAGCTGAACAGAGACCACCAGGCCCTGCAGGCCGCCCTGATATCTGGCTGGTGCGAAGCTGCACTGGAGCAGAACCCGGCACAGCGGTCGCGTATCAGAGACTGGCAGGCTGCGCGGCTATCGGCGGCGGAGCAGGGCGGGCTGGCGACTGAGGTTGCCCATCACGATCTGTTTGCCTGGCCCGGAACCGACGCGACCCCATGA
- a CDS encoding zinc-dependent alcohol dehydrogenase — MANAFWVTGPGQGRIDETSVSPGSPGQADTVLVKTRFSGISRGTESLVFTNQVPESEFQTMKSPFQEGEFPYPVKYGYANVGRVTEGPEDLRGKSVFCLYPHQDEYRVPASAVIPLPEGLPESRAVLAANMETAVNGLWDAAPVVGERIAVVGLGVVGCLVAWLASQIPGTRVTAIDVNPRRRATAEALGLNFATGSENDDHDLVIHASGHPGGLETALGLCGPEARVIEMSWYGEQSVPAPLGRAFHSRRLTIRSSQVGQLNPNQRPRWAHSDRMKLALQLLTDPRLDCLISGESRFEDLPRAMASLSGHVDDPAMPSAADTLCHRIVY, encoded by the coding sequence ATGGCAAATGCATTCTGGGTCACCGGTCCGGGACAGGGCCGGATTGACGAAACCAGCGTCAGCCCAGGCTCCCCGGGCCAGGCCGACACGGTTCTGGTTAAAACCCGTTTTTCTGGAATCAGCCGTGGTACGGAATCCCTGGTGTTTACCAACCAGGTACCTGAATCCGAGTTCCAGACCATGAAGTCACCATTCCAGGAAGGGGAGTTTCCCTACCCGGTGAAGTACGGCTATGCCAACGTTGGGCGGGTAACCGAAGGGCCGGAGGACCTCAGGGGGAAAAGCGTGTTCTGTCTTTATCCCCATCAGGATGAATACCGTGTGCCGGCATCCGCGGTGATTCCCCTGCCGGAGGGCCTGCCAGAGTCCCGGGCCGTGCTTGCAGCGAACATGGAAACCGCCGTTAACGGCCTGTGGGATGCAGCGCCGGTTGTCGGCGAGCGAATCGCCGTGGTGGGTCTGGGCGTTGTTGGCTGTCTGGTGGCCTGGCTGGCCAGCCAGATTCCGGGTACCCGTGTAACAGCCATTGATGTGAACCCCCGCAGGCGGGCGACCGCAGAGGCTCTGGGGCTGAATTTCGCCACCGGTTCAGAAAACGATGACCACGATTTGGTGATCCACGCCAGTGGTCATCCGGGCGGGCTCGAAACAGCCCTTGGCCTGTGCGGGCCGGAAGCCCGGGTGATTGAGATGAGCTGGTACGGGGAACAGTCAGTCCCGGCGCCCCTGGGCAGGGCTTTCCACTCCCGCCGGCTGACCATACGTTCCAGCCAGGTGGGGCAATTGAACCCCAATCAGCGCCCGAGATGGGCCCACTCCGACCGAATGAAGCTTGCGCTGCAGCTACTGACTGATCCACGACTGGACTGCCTGATCAGCGGCGAAAGCCGTTTCGAGGATCTGCCCCGGGCCATGGCCAGTCTGTCGGGCCATGTGGATGACCCGGCCATGCCCTCGGCGGCGGACACCCTTTGCCATCGCATCGTTTACTGA